A single window of Leptospira yasudae DNA harbors:
- a CDS encoding EAL domain-containing response regulator: MDGNQNPQEENKDSKPVILLVDDELIILRGLKEQLKLAFGKEYDIETAEDAESAWEILEEYVSKGIDVPVVVCDQVMPGVKGDELLIRIHDKKPEIRKIMLTGQASADAVGNALNHANLYRYLSKPWDSNDLILTIREALKSYFSDQSLSELNRKLEKTLLYDRETGRPNLESLRRALDERESQGLQSTLAVIRIESSTSTTHHFGVGVYHKVLNQFLTSLSAFMEKSGSLFHLYQDEVAILSNVDESKFHSLLVAFRILLRSEYIEADGISFRVNVSIGVATHQSSLYYKARIAMMHAAQNGELELMNYSNAMEEGDQYQINLVLGRKLNDAINAGNVIPYFQGIYDNKLEKITKFECLARIQEGDRVYSPASFISIARSTGIIRLLTPIMIEKSIRYFAKYPEYSFSVNISESDLEKKGFALWVISRLQHYEIAADRLTLEILETDRLRGGERGLETLKELKECGCKIAIDDFGVDQSNFERLMEIDPDYIKIDGKFIQGIHLSKTPYLLASAMTEMAHRIGAKVIAEFVAGKGEFDTVRSLGVEYCQGYYIMEPAPEILPIPQVRI; this comes from the coding sequence ATGGACGGAAATCAAAATCCTCAGGAAGAAAACAAGGACTCGAAACCTGTCATCCTTTTGGTGGACGACGAACTCATCATATTGAGGGGACTGAAAGAACAACTCAAGCTCGCCTTCGGAAAAGAATACGATATCGAAACCGCGGAAGACGCGGAATCCGCTTGGGAAATTTTGGAAGAATACGTCTCGAAAGGAATCGATGTTCCCGTGGTCGTCTGCGATCAAGTGATGCCTGGAGTGAAAGGGGACGAACTGCTCATCCGCATTCACGATAAAAAACCGGAAATCAGAAAGATCATGCTGACCGGTCAGGCTTCCGCGGACGCCGTCGGGAATGCGTTGAATCACGCGAACTTATACAGATATTTATCCAAACCTTGGGATTCGAACGATCTCATTCTTACCATCCGCGAAGCGTTGAAGTCCTATTTTTCGGATCAATCCTTATCCGAATTGAACCGCAAACTGGAAAAAACCCTTCTTTACGATCGGGAAACGGGGCGACCCAATCTCGAAAGTCTGCGAAGAGCTTTGGACGAGCGGGAATCGCAGGGATTACAGTCCACTCTTGCGGTCATTCGGATCGAATCCTCCACTTCGACTACGCATCATTTCGGAGTGGGAGTCTATCATAAGGTTTTGAATCAGTTTCTGACCTCTCTTTCCGCATTTATGGAGAAGTCGGGAAGTCTGTTTCATCTCTATCAGGACGAAGTCGCCATTCTCTCCAACGTGGACGAGAGCAAGTTCCATTCTTTGTTGGTTGCGTTTCGAATTCTTTTGCGTTCGGAATACATCGAGGCGGACGGGATTTCGTTCCGTGTGAACGTGTCGATCGGAGTCGCGACGCATCAGTCTTCGCTTTATTACAAGGCGAGAATCGCGATGATGCACGCGGCCCAAAACGGGGAACTCGAATTGATGAATTACTCCAACGCGATGGAGGAAGGGGATCAGTATCAGATCAATCTCGTTTTGGGAAGAAAGCTGAACGACGCGATTAACGCCGGTAATGTGATTCCGTATTTTCAGGGGATCTACGACAACAAACTCGAGAAGATTACGAAATTTGAATGTCTTGCAAGAATTCAGGAAGGGGACAGAGTATACTCTCCCGCGAGTTTTATTTCGATCGCAAGATCCACGGGAATCATCCGTCTTTTGACGCCGATTATGATCGAAAAATCGATCCGCTACTTCGCTAAATATCCCGAATATTCTTTTTCGGTGAACATTTCCGAATCGGATCTGGAAAAGAAGGGATTCGCGCTTTGGGTCATCAGCCGTTTGCAACACTACGAGATCGCAGCGGATCGCCTAACGCTGGAAATTCTCGAAACCGACCGTCTTCGAGGCGGGGAAAGAGGTCTGGAGACCTTGAAGGAACTCAAGGAATGCGGTTGTAAGATCGCAATCGACGATTTCGGGGTCGATCAATCGAACTTCGAGAGGCTGATGGAAATCGATCCCGATTATATCAAGATCGACGGAAAATTCATACAAGGAATTCACCTTAGTAAAACTCCGTATCTTCTCGCCTCTGCAATGACGGAGATGGCCCATCGAATCGGGGCAAAGGTAATCGCGGAATTCGTCGCAGGAAAGGGAGAATTTGATACCGTTCGCTCTTTAGGTGTGGAATACTGTCAGGGATATTATATCATGGAACCGGCTCCGGAGATTCTCCCCATACCCCAAGTTAGGATTTGA
- a CDS encoding response regulator, whose product MDKAILFVDDEALILMSMKSQVKRHLGDGYRYETALDAGEAWQIIEELIHEDVRILIIISDWLMPNVKGDEFLRQVHSKYPEIQKVIVTGHADDSSIEALKKEINLRSYLKKPWDERELVSTITTALEG is encoded by the coding sequence TTGGATAAGGCAATTCTTTTTGTAGACGATGAAGCTCTGATCCTCATGAGCATGAAATCCCAGGTGAAACGTCATCTAGGAGACGGGTACAGGTACGAAACGGCGCTCGACGCCGGAGAGGCTTGGCAGATTATTGAAGAGTTAATTCATGAGGATGTTCGTATTCTTATTATTATTTCCGATTGGTTGATGCCTAACGTCAAGGGAGACGAATTCCTTAGACAGGTTCACAGCAAATATCCGGAGATTCAAAAGGTGATCGTGACCGGTCACGCGGACGATTCGTCCATCGAAGCTCTGAAAAAAGAAATCAATCTGCGTTCTTATCTGAAAAAACCTTGGGACGAGCGTGAACTCGTCTCCACAATCACGACCGCCTTGGAGGGATGA